The Chanodichthys erythropterus isolate Z2021 chromosome 12, ASM2448905v1, whole genome shotgun sequence genome contains a region encoding:
- the ildr1a gene encoding immunoglobulin-like domain-containing receptor 1a isoform X2, translating to MKRKTREKHGPDSATGHETEPFLRISVVRCWISLMAFTGASLSEGLEKFAAAAAVSRSEAVQVSVRDERRFAMLFQSVVLPCQYSSVSSQTPVIQWWYKSYCRDRTRDAFRFPDALAVHGSELGSSVHLDCGDSGRTVRIVASGQGSSITLAEHYKGRDISIINKADLRIGELQWGDSGVYYCKVVISDDLEGQNEAHVELLVLEWVFVAAVVVGSALVILLVGVCWCQCCPHSCCCYVRCCCCPETCCCPRHLYEAGKGIKTAVPTPVPMFPPYYIPGMPTMMPIAPPSLIDPNLSTAPSLEHNGSARILSIQVTLTETERRTTLFASVVLRCDYSTSAQLQNVMVTWKFKSFCKDPVLDYYSTAYQSALQLGQDPANDCVDSQRTVRTVAQKLGSNEAVLGAEYRDRKVYIQNKADLVINEVMWWDNGMYFCAVEAPGDTVGDSDKEMKLIVYHWLTVLLIVLGALMLIILLCVCCCQCCPQKCCCYVRCPCCPQTCCCPEKAVMQHRMMKEAQKAMTPWMNGQPLYAPMSNHSSSYQMNPMLYAGSASGKGHMTPVPLPPPHMSVNMPPPSIHGNGSVHGTNQVLDYLEGQVRGMDVNAPLLQPQHMPSPPLHMPPPPQHMPQHVPFSAGPPSMLSGLDDGPASRRFPSGSRGAGRSSGSSAYGASHRYPRPVIPRSYSQEDVLDGRSRSGGFRPRSRSRDDLLAYDPRGPSRRDDYSPLPRRGSWSSANEEDSRRGGARGARGGGFSDHPPTYSEYEPGKKPVKRPERFSVRV from the exons ATGAAGCGAAAAACACGAGAAAAACACGGCCCAGATTCTGCGACGGGTCACGAAACGGAACCATTTCTAAGGATTTCAGTCGTCAGATGCTGGATTTCACTCATGGCGTTCACAGGTGCGTCACTTTCTGAGGGTTTGGAGAAGTTTGCGGCAGCAGCAG CGGTGTCGCGGTCTGAGGCCGTGCAGGTCTCTGTTCGTGACGAGCGGCGCTTCGCGATGCTCTTCCAGTCGGTGGTTCTGCCGTGTCAGTACAGCAGCGTCTCCTCGCAGACTCCGGTCATCCAGTGGTGGTACAAGTCCTACTGCCGCGATCGCACGCGCGACGCCTTCCGCTTCCCCGACGCGCTGGCCGTCCACGGCTCTGAGCTCGGCTCCTCCGTTCACCTGGACTGCGGGGACAGCGGCCGGACGGTGCGCATCGTGGCGTCTGGACAGGGATCGTCCATCACCCTCGCCGAGCACTACAAGGGCCGAGACATCTCCATCATCAACA AGGCTGACCTGCGCATCGGCGAGCTGCAGTGGGGCGACAGCGGCGTTTACTACTGTAAAGTGGTGATCTCTGATGATCTGGAGGGTCAGAATGAAGCACACGTGGAGCTGCTGGTGTTGG AGTGGGTGTTTGTGGCCGCTGTGGTCGTGGGCAGTGCTCTGGTCATCCTGCTGGTGGGTGTTTGCTGGTGTCAGTGTTGCCCTCATTCATGCTGCTGTTACGTGAGATGCTGCTGCTGCCCAGAGACCTGCTGCTGCCCTCGACACC TGTATGAAGCAGGAAAGGGGATCAAGACAGCAGTTCCCACACCAGTGCCCATGTTCCCTCCATACTACATACCTGGGATGCCCACCATGATGCCCATCGCCCCGCCCTCCCTCATTGACCCAAACCTGTCCACTGCACCGTCACTGGAGCACAACGGCTCGGCGA GGATTCTGTCGATCCAGGTCACTCTCACTGAGACAGAGAGACGCACGACTCTCTTTGCGTCGGTCGTCTTGCGCTGTGATTATTCCACCTCTGCACAGCTTCAGAACGTGATGGTCACGTGGAAGTTCAAGTCCTTCTGCAAAGATCCAGTTCTGGACTATTACTCCACAG CGTATCAGTCCGCCCTTCAGCTGGGTCAGGATCCTGCCAATGACTGCGTGGACTCGCAGCGCACCGTCCGAACCGTGGCTCAGAAACTGGGATCCAACGAGGCGGTGCTGGGCGCCGAGTACAGAGACCGCAAAGTCTACATTCAGAACA AGGCGGATCTGGTCATCAATGAGGTGATGTGGTGGGACAACGGGATGTATTTCTGTGCCGTGGAAGCGCCTGGAGACACAGTCGGAGACTCGGACAAAGAGATGAAGCTGATCGTGTACC ACTGGCTGACGGTGCTGCTGATCGTGTTGGGCGCGCTGATGCTCATCATCCTGCTGTGCGTGTGCTGCTGTCAGTGCTGTCCGCAGAAGTGCTGCTGTTACGTGCGCTGCCCCTGCTGTCCCCAGACCTGCTGCTGCCCCGAGAAGG CGGTCATGCAGCACCGGATGATGAAGGAGGCGCAGAAGGCCATGACGCCGTGGATGAACGGACAGCCGCTCTACGCACCCATGAGCAACCACAGCTCCTCCTACCAGATGAACCCCATGCTGTACGCAG GTTCAGCATCAGGGAAGGGTCACATGACGCCGGTTCCGCTGCCGCCTCCACACATGTCCGTTAACATGCCGCCTCCCAGCATCCACGGCAACGGCAGCGTTCACGGGACCAACCAGGTGCTGGACTATCTGGAGGGTCAGGTGCGCGGCATGGATGTGAACGCCCCGCTCCTACAGCCGCAGCACATGCCGTCCCCTCCGCTGCACATGCCGCCCCCTCCGCAGCACATGCCGCAGCACGTCCCCTTCTCCGCCGGCCCTCCCAGCATGCTCTCCGGCCTGGACGACGGTCCCGCCTCACGCAGGTTCCCGTCCGGGTCACGAGGGGCAGGACGCTCCAGCGGCTCGTCGGCCTACGGCGCCTCGCACCGCTACCCTCGGCCGGTCATCCCGCGCAGCTACAGCCAGGAGGACGTCCTGGACGGCCGGAGCCGGTCCGGAGGATTCCGTCCTCGCTCGCGATCCAGGGACGATCTGCTGGCCTACGATCCCCGAGGCCCGTCCAGGCGGGACGATTATTCTCCTCTGCCCCGCCGCGGCTCGTGGAGCTCGGCCAACGAGGAGGACAGCAGACGCGGAGGCGCCCGAGGAGCTCGGGGAGGCGGATTTTCCGATCATCCACCCACTTACAGCGAGTACGAGCCCGGGAAGAAGCCAGTCAAGCGGCCGGAACGCTTCTCTGTAAGAGTCTGA
- the ildr1a gene encoding immunoglobulin-like domain-containing receptor 1a isoform X6: MKRKTREKHGPDSATGHETEPFLRISVVRCWISLMAFTGASLSEGLEKFAAAAAVSRSEAVQVSVRDERRFAMLFQSVVLPCQYSSVSSQTPVIQWWYKSYCRDRTRDAFRFPDALAVHGSELGSSVHLDCGDSGRTVRIVASGQGSSITLAEHYKGRDISIINKADLRIGELQWGDSGVYYCKVVISDDLEGQNEAHVELLVLEWVFVAAVVVGSALVILLVGVCWCQCCPHSCCCYVRCCCCPETCCCPRHLYEAGKGIKTAVPTPVPMFPPYYIPGMPTMMPIAPPSLIDPNLSTAPSLEHNGSAMRSGFHLQSVSDQSSLKVLQYVEKQLAQFNPSQTLSSSRDTCSMSELSSLHDAETDFRQTYRQVQKKALPAIPDLDDPADLRNTDLSPVHEGRYTRQPQHRNHVAEDNPRWNPRSEHLQRKAFLERGRTGSLDELEEFAMTYMQRGRHGDLENREDDYRAHERERERERERERELERDRYPFYCSKRYSPKASPVRRPPSPPPLPGKRRDTWDNDQPQRDPRERDQRASSGMGSRRDYDDALLNSLLERKAKAGKSGSSKLGRTEEDSDTPSRNSSKKTSERFHSRSPSNQSPRQRTAEDNESLPPYTEKELERSRGAESGQQPFCYTRSGSTPSGQEEQNRPRKVSTLLSRDSLIV; the protein is encoded by the exons ATGAAGCGAAAAACACGAGAAAAACACGGCCCAGATTCTGCGACGGGTCACGAAACGGAACCATTTCTAAGGATTTCAGTCGTCAGATGCTGGATTTCACTCATGGCGTTCACAGGTGCGTCACTTTCTGAGGGTTTGGAGAAGTTTGCGGCAGCAGCAG CGGTGTCGCGGTCTGAGGCCGTGCAGGTCTCTGTTCGTGACGAGCGGCGCTTCGCGATGCTCTTCCAGTCGGTGGTTCTGCCGTGTCAGTACAGCAGCGTCTCCTCGCAGACTCCGGTCATCCAGTGGTGGTACAAGTCCTACTGCCGCGATCGCACGCGCGACGCCTTCCGCTTCCCCGACGCGCTGGCCGTCCACGGCTCTGAGCTCGGCTCCTCCGTTCACCTGGACTGCGGGGACAGCGGCCGGACGGTGCGCATCGTGGCGTCTGGACAGGGATCGTCCATCACCCTCGCCGAGCACTACAAGGGCCGAGACATCTCCATCATCAACA AGGCTGACCTGCGCATCGGCGAGCTGCAGTGGGGCGACAGCGGCGTTTACTACTGTAAAGTGGTGATCTCTGATGATCTGGAGGGTCAGAATGAAGCACACGTGGAGCTGCTGGTGTTGG AGTGGGTGTTTGTGGCCGCTGTGGTCGTGGGCAGTGCTCTGGTCATCCTGCTGGTGGGTGTTTGCTGGTGTCAGTGTTGCCCTCATTCATGCTGCTGTTACGTGAGATGCTGCTGCTGCCCAGAGACCTGCTGCTGCCCTCGACACC TGTATGAAGCAGGAAAGGGGATCAAGACAGCAGTTCCCACACCAGTGCCCATGTTCCCTCCATACTACATACCTGGGATGCCCACCATGATGCCCATCGCCCCGCCCTCCCTCATTGACCCAAACCTGTCCACTGCACCGTCACTGGAGCACAACGGCTCGGCGA TGCGGAGTGGTTTCCATCTGCAGTCGGTGTCAGATCAGAGTTCTCTGAAGGTGCTGCAGTACGTGGAGAAGCAGCTCGCTCAGTTCAACCCGTCTCAGACGCTTAGCAGCAGCCGAGACA CCTGCAGTATGTCCGAGCTGAGTTCATTACATGATGCAGAAACGGACTTCCGTCAGACCTATCGACAAGTACAGAAAAAGGCTCTACCAGCcatccctgacctcgatgacCCCGCTGACCTCCGGAACACCGATTTATCTCCCGTTCACGAGGGCAGATACACACGACAGCCACAGCACAGAAATCATGTGGCGGAAGACAACCCCAG GTGGAACCCTCGCTCGGAGCACCTGCAGAGGAAGGCTTTCCTGGAACGCGGACGGACTGGATCTTTGGATGAGCTGGAGGAGTTTGCGATGACATATATGCAGCGAGGACGACACGGCGACCTGGAAAACAGGGAGGACGACTACAGAGCTCACGAACGGGAGCGTGAGAGGGAAAGAGAGCGAGAACGGGAGCTAGAACGGGATCGCTATCCATTTTATTGTTCCAAACGTTACTCTCCAAAGGCCAGTCCGGTGAGACGCCCGCCCAGCCCTCCGCCCCTACCTGGGAAAAGGCGGGACACGTGGGACAACGATCAACCCCAACGGGATCCACGAGAGCGGGATCAGAGAGCTTCCAGTGGTATGGGGAGCAGAAGAGACTACGATGATGCCCTTCTCAACAGTTTATTGGAGCGTAAAGCTAAAGCTGGGAAGAGCGGTTCTTCAAAATTGGGCCGGACCGAAGAGGACTCGGACACGCCTTCCAGAAACAGCTCCAAAAAGACGAGTGAGCGTTTCCACAGCAGGTCTCCAAGCAACCAGTCGCCTCGCCAGCGGACGGCAGAGGATAATGAATCCTTGCCACCCTACACAGAGAAGGAACTGGAGCGTTCCCGTGGAGCAGAGTCCGGACAACAGCCTTTCTGCTACACGCGCTCCGGCTCTACGCCGAGTGGGCAGGAGGAGCAGAACCGCCCTCGTAAAGTG AGCACTCTTCTGAGCAGAGACTCGCTTATAGTGTGA
- the ildr1a gene encoding immunoglobulin-like domain-containing receptor 1a isoform X5, whose product MKRKTREKHGPDSATGHETEPFLRISVVRCWISLMAFTGASLSEGLEKFAAAAAVSRSEAVQVSVRDERRFAMLFQSVVLPCQYSSVSSQTPVIQWWYKSYCRDRTRDAFRFPDALAVHGSELGSSVHLDCGDSGRTVRIVASGQGSSITLAEHYKGRDISIINKADLRIGELQWGDSGVYYCKVVISDDLEGQNEAHVELLVLEWVFVAAVVVGSALVILLVGVCWCQCCPHSCCCYVRCCCCPETCCCPRHLYEAGKGIKTAVPTPVPMFPPYYIPGMPTMMPIAPPSLIDPNLSTAPSLEHNGSATHTHDVSPVVRSGFHLQSVSDQSSLKVLQYVEKQLAQFNPSQTLSSSRDTCSMSELSSLHDAETDFRQTYRQVQKKALPAIPDLDDPADLRNTDLSPVHEGRYTRQPQHRNHVAEDNPRWNPRSEHLQRKAFLERGRTGSLDELEEFAMTYMQRGRHGDLENREDDYRAHERERERERERERELERDRYPFYCSKRYSPKASPVRRPPSPPPLPGKRRDTWDNDQPQRDPRERDQRASSGMGSRRDYDDALLNSLLERKAKAGKSGSSKLGRTEEDSDTPSRNSSKKTSERFHSRSPSNQSPRQRTAEDNESLPPYTEKELERSRGAESGQQPFCYTRSGSTPSGQEEQNRPRKVSTLLSRDSLIV is encoded by the exons ATGAAGCGAAAAACACGAGAAAAACACGGCCCAGATTCTGCGACGGGTCACGAAACGGAACCATTTCTAAGGATTTCAGTCGTCAGATGCTGGATTTCACTCATGGCGTTCACAGGTGCGTCACTTTCTGAGGGTTTGGAGAAGTTTGCGGCAGCAGCAG CGGTGTCGCGGTCTGAGGCCGTGCAGGTCTCTGTTCGTGACGAGCGGCGCTTCGCGATGCTCTTCCAGTCGGTGGTTCTGCCGTGTCAGTACAGCAGCGTCTCCTCGCAGACTCCGGTCATCCAGTGGTGGTACAAGTCCTACTGCCGCGATCGCACGCGCGACGCCTTCCGCTTCCCCGACGCGCTGGCCGTCCACGGCTCTGAGCTCGGCTCCTCCGTTCACCTGGACTGCGGGGACAGCGGCCGGACGGTGCGCATCGTGGCGTCTGGACAGGGATCGTCCATCACCCTCGCCGAGCACTACAAGGGCCGAGACATCTCCATCATCAACA AGGCTGACCTGCGCATCGGCGAGCTGCAGTGGGGCGACAGCGGCGTTTACTACTGTAAAGTGGTGATCTCTGATGATCTGGAGGGTCAGAATGAAGCACACGTGGAGCTGCTGGTGTTGG AGTGGGTGTTTGTGGCCGCTGTGGTCGTGGGCAGTGCTCTGGTCATCCTGCTGGTGGGTGTTTGCTGGTGTCAGTGTTGCCCTCATTCATGCTGCTGTTACGTGAGATGCTGCTGCTGCCCAGAGACCTGCTGCTGCCCTCGACACC TGTATGAAGCAGGAAAGGGGATCAAGACAGCAGTTCCCACACCAGTGCCCATGTTCCCTCCATACTACATACCTGGGATGCCCACCATGATGCCCATCGCCCCGCCCTCCCTCATTGACCCAAACCTGTCCACTGCACCGTCACTGGAGCACAACGGCTCGGCGA CACACACACATGATGTATCTCCTGTAGTGCGGAGTGGTTTCCATCTGCAGTCGGTGTCAGATCAGAGTTCTCTGAAGGTGCTGCAGTACGTGGAGAAGCAGCTCGCTCAGTTCAACCCGTCTCAGACGCTTAGCAGCAGCCGAGACA CCTGCAGTATGTCCGAGCTGAGTTCATTACATGATGCAGAAACGGACTTCCGTCAGACCTATCGACAAGTACAGAAAAAGGCTCTACCAGCcatccctgacctcgatgacCCCGCTGACCTCCGGAACACCGATTTATCTCCCGTTCACGAGGGCAGATACACACGACAGCCACAGCACAGAAATCATGTGGCGGAAGACAACCCCAG GTGGAACCCTCGCTCGGAGCACCTGCAGAGGAAGGCTTTCCTGGAACGCGGACGGACTGGATCTTTGGATGAGCTGGAGGAGTTTGCGATGACATATATGCAGCGAGGACGACACGGCGACCTGGAAAACAGGGAGGACGACTACAGAGCTCACGAACGGGAGCGTGAGAGGGAAAGAGAGCGAGAACGGGAGCTAGAACGGGATCGCTATCCATTTTATTGTTCCAAACGTTACTCTCCAAAGGCCAGTCCGGTGAGACGCCCGCCCAGCCCTCCGCCCCTACCTGGGAAAAGGCGGGACACGTGGGACAACGATCAACCCCAACGGGATCCACGAGAGCGGGATCAGAGAGCTTCCAGTGGTATGGGGAGCAGAAGAGACTACGATGATGCCCTTCTCAACAGTTTATTGGAGCGTAAAGCTAAAGCTGGGAAGAGCGGTTCTTCAAAATTGGGCCGGACCGAAGAGGACTCGGACACGCCTTCCAGAAACAGCTCCAAAAAGACGAGTGAGCGTTTCCACAGCAGGTCTCCAAGCAACCAGTCGCCTCGCCAGCGGACGGCAGAGGATAATGAATCCTTGCCACCCTACACAGAGAAGGAACTGGAGCGTTCCCGTGGAGCAGAGTCCGGACAACAGCCTTTCTGCTACACGCGCTCCGGCTCTACGCCGAGTGGGCAGGAGGAGCAGAACCGCCCTCGTAAAGTG AGCACTCTTCTGAGCAGAGACTCGCTTATAGTGTGA
- the ildr1a gene encoding immunoglobulin-like domain-containing receptor 1a isoform X8 — protein sequence MKRKTREKHGPDSATGHETEPFLRISVVRCWISLMAFTGASLSEGLEKFAAAAAVSRSEAVQVSVRDERRFAMLFQSVVLPCQYSSVSSQTPVIQWWYKSYCRDRTRDAFRFPDALAVHGSELGSSVHLDCGDSGRTVRIVASGQGSSITLAEHYKGRDISIINKADLRIGELQWGDSGVYYCKVVISDDLEGQNEAHVELLVLEWVFVAAVVVGSALVILLVGVCWCQCCPHSCCCYVRCCCCPETCCCPRHLYEAGKGIKTAVPTPVPMFPPYYIPGMPTMMPIAPPSLIDPNLSTAPSLEHNGSATCSMSELSSLHDAETDFRQTYRQVQKKALPAIPDLDDPADLRNTDLSPVHEGRYTRQPQHRNHVAEDNPRWNPRSEHLQRKAFLERGRTGSLDELEEFAMTYMQRGRHGDLENREDDYRAHERERERERERERELERDRYPFYCSKRYSPKASPVRRPPSPPPLPGKRRDTWDNDQPQRDPRERDQRASSGMGSRRDYDDALLNSLLERKAKAGKSGSSKLGRTEEDSDTPSRNSSKKTSERFHSRSPSNQSPRQRTAEDNESLPPYTEKELERSRGAESGQQPFCYTRSGSTPSGQEEQNRPRKVSTLLSRDSLIV from the exons ATGAAGCGAAAAACACGAGAAAAACACGGCCCAGATTCTGCGACGGGTCACGAAACGGAACCATTTCTAAGGATTTCAGTCGTCAGATGCTGGATTTCACTCATGGCGTTCACAGGTGCGTCACTTTCTGAGGGTTTGGAGAAGTTTGCGGCAGCAGCAG CGGTGTCGCGGTCTGAGGCCGTGCAGGTCTCTGTTCGTGACGAGCGGCGCTTCGCGATGCTCTTCCAGTCGGTGGTTCTGCCGTGTCAGTACAGCAGCGTCTCCTCGCAGACTCCGGTCATCCAGTGGTGGTACAAGTCCTACTGCCGCGATCGCACGCGCGACGCCTTCCGCTTCCCCGACGCGCTGGCCGTCCACGGCTCTGAGCTCGGCTCCTCCGTTCACCTGGACTGCGGGGACAGCGGCCGGACGGTGCGCATCGTGGCGTCTGGACAGGGATCGTCCATCACCCTCGCCGAGCACTACAAGGGCCGAGACATCTCCATCATCAACA AGGCTGACCTGCGCATCGGCGAGCTGCAGTGGGGCGACAGCGGCGTTTACTACTGTAAAGTGGTGATCTCTGATGATCTGGAGGGTCAGAATGAAGCACACGTGGAGCTGCTGGTGTTGG AGTGGGTGTTTGTGGCCGCTGTGGTCGTGGGCAGTGCTCTGGTCATCCTGCTGGTGGGTGTTTGCTGGTGTCAGTGTTGCCCTCATTCATGCTGCTGTTACGTGAGATGCTGCTGCTGCCCAGAGACCTGCTGCTGCCCTCGACACC TGTATGAAGCAGGAAAGGGGATCAAGACAGCAGTTCCCACACCAGTGCCCATGTTCCCTCCATACTACATACCTGGGATGCCCACCATGATGCCCATCGCCCCGCCCTCCCTCATTGACCCAAACCTGTCCACTGCACCGTCACTGGAGCACAACGGCTCGGCGA CCTGCAGTATGTCCGAGCTGAGTTCATTACATGATGCAGAAACGGACTTCCGTCAGACCTATCGACAAGTACAGAAAAAGGCTCTACCAGCcatccctgacctcgatgacCCCGCTGACCTCCGGAACACCGATTTATCTCCCGTTCACGAGGGCAGATACACACGACAGCCACAGCACAGAAATCATGTGGCGGAAGACAACCCCAG GTGGAACCCTCGCTCGGAGCACCTGCAGAGGAAGGCTTTCCTGGAACGCGGACGGACTGGATCTTTGGATGAGCTGGAGGAGTTTGCGATGACATATATGCAGCGAGGACGACACGGCGACCTGGAAAACAGGGAGGACGACTACAGAGCTCACGAACGGGAGCGTGAGAGGGAAAGAGAGCGAGAACGGGAGCTAGAACGGGATCGCTATCCATTTTATTGTTCCAAACGTTACTCTCCAAAGGCCAGTCCGGTGAGACGCCCGCCCAGCCCTCCGCCCCTACCTGGGAAAAGGCGGGACACGTGGGACAACGATCAACCCCAACGGGATCCACGAGAGCGGGATCAGAGAGCTTCCAGTGGTATGGGGAGCAGAAGAGACTACGATGATGCCCTTCTCAACAGTTTATTGGAGCGTAAAGCTAAAGCTGGGAAGAGCGGTTCTTCAAAATTGGGCCGGACCGAAGAGGACTCGGACACGCCTTCCAGAAACAGCTCCAAAAAGACGAGTGAGCGTTTCCACAGCAGGTCTCCAAGCAACCAGTCGCCTCGCCAGCGGACGGCAGAGGATAATGAATCCTTGCCACCCTACACAGAGAAGGAACTGGAGCGTTCCCGTGGAGCAGAGTCCGGACAACAGCCTTTCTGCTACACGCGCTCCGGCTCTACGCCGAGTGGGCAGGAGGAGCAGAACCGCCCTCGTAAAGTG AGCACTCTTCTGAGCAGAGACTCGCTTATAGTGTGA